One window of the Melanotaenia boesemani isolate fMelBoe1 chromosome 14, fMelBoe1.pri, whole genome shotgun sequence genome contains the following:
- the gatad2ab gene encoding GATA zinc finger domain containing 2Ab isoform X2 → MSEEAVRQTRSQKRALERDHAALAGPLGDMDNKRVKLERGDAAGAPLALVGSGADGVKLKSEQAAKVAASILKAGEVKATIKLEVQTGDEPVDMSTSKSDIKKERQPPSPDDVIVLSDNEPSSPVMNGHCFTKTDTDKLMKCSPEERDRIIKQLKEELRLQEAKLVLLKKLRQSQIQKESTVQKQATGSVATPPPLVRGSITSSKGPIQVTGRSSGTVIPPPLVRGGQHIPSKHNSQMPPLVRAAQPIAVTPQQIASLRQQQQHHSGSGPPPLLLAPRTSVPNVQVQGQRIIQQGLIRVANVANNNVMVSIPQASPTSLKNSSVSPNSSVNDSPASRQAAAKLALRKQLEKTLLEIPPPKPPAPEFNFLPSAANNEFIYLLGLEEVVQKLLEMHGRGNLGPATAMASANPKEPYTCAQCKTDFTSRWRKEKAGTILCDQCMSSNQKKALKAEHTNRLKAAFVKALQQEQEIEQRILQQAASSSSTASSGSKTISSSPSLSKSEVLVSQQYKQVRAAMHHRPVSAHHSIKQSQLSHSIQSAVSSRGVAHSFTSTQLQNAVTAAAMASRADKHAAARSLQHGAKVSAGSSNQGNMVGWRKQSSGNTGVTMAYVNPSLAAHKTTSAVERQREYLLDMIPSRSISQAANTWK, encoded by the exons ATGTCAGAGGAGGCAGTGCGTCAAACGCGCAGCCAGAAGCGGGCTCTGGAGAGGGACCATGCAGCTCTCGCTGGGCCCCTTGGGGACATGGACAATAAACGGGTGAAGCTGGAGAGAGGTGATGCAGCTGGGGCTCCGTTGGCACTGGTGGGATCTGGAGCTGATGGTGTCAAGCTGAAGAGCGAGCAGGCGGCTAAAGTAGCGGCCAGCATCCTAAAGGCTGGGGAAGTGAAGGCTACCATCAAGTTGGAGGTGCAAACTGGAGATGAACCTGTTGACATGAGTACATCTAAAAG tgacattaagaaAGAGCGGCAGCCACCTTCGCCAGATGATGTAATTGTGTTATCAGACAATGAGCCATCCAGTCCTGTCATGAATGGCCACTGCTTCACAAAGACTGACACGGATAAACTGATG AAATGTTCACCTGAGGAAAGAGATCGgataataaaacagctgaaggaggagctgagacTCCAAGAAGCCAAACTGGTGCTCCTCAAAAAACTACGACAAAGCCAGATCCAAAAGGAAAGCACTGTACAGAAG CAGGCAACAGGCTCTGTGGCTACTCCTCCACCTCTAGTGAGAGGTAGTATAACATCCAGTAAAGGACCCATTCAG GTGACTGGTCGTAGCTCAGGCACGGTGATCCCTCCTCCCTTGGTGCGAGGTGGGCAGCACATCCCGTCCAAACACAATTCTCAGATGCCACCTCTGGTCAGAGCAGCCCAG CCTATTGCAGTAACTCCCCAGCAGATAGCCAGTCTGCGtcagcaacagcagcatcacagcGGTTCAGGCCCTCCTCCACTCTTGTTGGCTCCCAGGACttctgtccccaatgtccaggTCCAGGGCCAGAGGATTATTCAACAGGGACTCATTCGGGTGGCTAATGTAGCCAACAACAATGTGATGGTCAGCATCCCACAG gCTTCTCCAACTAGCTTAAAGAACTCCTCAGTGTCACCCAACTCGAGTGTCAACGATTCTCCAGCCAGCAGGCAGGCAGCTGCTAAACTAGCACTGCGTAAACAGTTGGAGAAGACACTGTTGGAGATACCGCCACCTAAACCTCCTGCTCCTGAGTTCAACTTCCTGCCTTCTGCCGCTAATAATGAGTTCATCTACTTGTTGGGTTTGGAGGAGGTGGTGCAAAAACTTCTGGAGATGCATGGCAGGG GTAATCTGGGCCCAGCTACTGCAATGGCCAGCGCCAATCCTAAAGAGCCATATACCTGTGCCCAGTGCAAGACGGACTTTACGTCCCGTTGGAGAAAGGAGAAGGCTGGGACCATCCTTTGTGACCAGTGCATGTCATCCAACCAGAAGAAGGCCCTGAAGGCTGAGCACACCAATCGTCTGAAAGCAGCCTTTGTTAAGGCACTCCAACAGGAGCAGGAGATTGAGCAGCGTATTCTCCAGCAGGCAGCCTCCTCTTCTTCCACGGCCTCCTCTGGATCTAAAACCATCTCGTCGTCACCCTCACTGTCTAAGAGTGAGGTTCTGGTGTCCCAGCAGTACAAGCAGGTCCGCGCTGCCATGCATCACAGACCTGTGTCTGCTCACCACTCCATCAAGCAG AGTCAGCTGTCACACAGCATCCAGTCTGCAGTGAGCTCTCGTGGGGTGGCCCATTCTTTTACCTCCACCCAGCTGCAGAATGCAGTGACAGCAGCTGCAATGGCCAGTAGGGCAGATAAGCATGCTGCAGCCCGCTCCCTGCAGCATGGGGCAAAGGTCAGCGCTGGCAGCAGTAACCAAGGCAACATGGTGGGCTGGAGGAAGCAGAGCAGTGGAAACACAG GTGTGACTATGGCCTATGTGAATCCCAGCTTGGCTGCTCATAAGACCACCTCTGCTGTTGAGCGTCAGCGGGAATATCTGCTGGACATGATTCCCTCCCGTTCTATCTCCCAAGCTGCAAACACATGGAAATAA
- the gatad2ab gene encoding GATA zinc finger domain containing 2Ab isoform X3, giving the protein MSEEAVRQTRSQKRALERDHAALAGPLGDMDNKRVKLERGDAAGAPLALVGSGADGVKLKSEQAAKVAASILKAGEVKATIKLEVQTGDEPVDMSTSKSDIKKERQPPSPDDVIVLSDNEPSSPVMNGHCFTKTDTDKLMKCSPEERDRIIKQLKEELRLQEAKLVLLKKLRQSQIQKESTVQKQQATGSVATPPPLVRGSITSSKGPIQVTGRSSGTVIPPPLVRGGQHIPSKHNSQMPPLVRAAQPIAVTPQQIASLRQQQQHHSGSGPPPLLLAPRTSVPNVQVQGQRIIQQGLIRVANVANNNVMASPTSLKNSSVSPNSSVNDSPASRQAAAKLALRKQLEKTLLEIPPPKPPAPEFNFLPSAANNEFIYLLGLEEVVQKLLEMHGRGNLGPATAMASANPKEPYTCAQCKTDFTSRWRKEKAGTILCDQCMSSNQKKALKAEHTNRLKAAFVKALQQEQEIEQRILQQAASSSSTASSGSKTISSSPSLSKSEVLVSQQYKQVRAAMHHRPVSAHHSIKQSQLSHSIQSAVSSRGVAHSFTSTQLQNAVTAAAMASRADKHAAARSLQHGAKVSAGSSNQGNMVGWRKQSSGNTGVTMAYVNPSLAAHKTTSAVERQREYLLDMIPSRSISQAANTWK; this is encoded by the exons ATGTCAGAGGAGGCAGTGCGTCAAACGCGCAGCCAGAAGCGGGCTCTGGAGAGGGACCATGCAGCTCTCGCTGGGCCCCTTGGGGACATGGACAATAAACGGGTGAAGCTGGAGAGAGGTGATGCAGCTGGGGCTCCGTTGGCACTGGTGGGATCTGGAGCTGATGGTGTCAAGCTGAAGAGCGAGCAGGCGGCTAAAGTAGCGGCCAGCATCCTAAAGGCTGGGGAAGTGAAGGCTACCATCAAGTTGGAGGTGCAAACTGGAGATGAACCTGTTGACATGAGTACATCTAAAAG tgacattaagaaAGAGCGGCAGCCACCTTCGCCAGATGATGTAATTGTGTTATCAGACAATGAGCCATCCAGTCCTGTCATGAATGGCCACTGCTTCACAAAGACTGACACGGATAAACTGATG AAATGTTCACCTGAGGAAAGAGATCGgataataaaacagctgaaggaggagctgagacTCCAAGAAGCCAAACTGGTGCTCCTCAAAAAACTACGACAAAGCCAGATCCAAAAGGAAAGCACTGTACAGAAG CAGCAGGCAACAGGCTCTGTGGCTACTCCTCCACCTCTAGTGAGAGGTAGTATAACATCCAGTAAAGGACCCATTCAG GTGACTGGTCGTAGCTCAGGCACGGTGATCCCTCCTCCCTTGGTGCGAGGTGGGCAGCACATCCCGTCCAAACACAATTCTCAGATGCCACCTCTGGTCAGAGCAGCCCAG CCTATTGCAGTAACTCCCCAGCAGATAGCCAGTCTGCGtcagcaacagcagcatcacagcGGTTCAGGCCCTCCTCCACTCTTGTTGGCTCCCAGGACttctgtccccaatgtccaggTCCAGGGCCAGAGGATTATTCAACAGGGACTCATTCGGGTGGCTAATGTAGCCAACAACAATGTGATG gCTTCTCCAACTAGCTTAAAGAACTCCTCAGTGTCACCCAACTCGAGTGTCAACGATTCTCCAGCCAGCAGGCAGGCAGCTGCTAAACTAGCACTGCGTAAACAGTTGGAGAAGACACTGTTGGAGATACCGCCACCTAAACCTCCTGCTCCTGAGTTCAACTTCCTGCCTTCTGCCGCTAATAATGAGTTCATCTACTTGTTGGGTTTGGAGGAGGTGGTGCAAAAACTTCTGGAGATGCATGGCAGGG GTAATCTGGGCCCAGCTACTGCAATGGCCAGCGCCAATCCTAAAGAGCCATATACCTGTGCCCAGTGCAAGACGGACTTTACGTCCCGTTGGAGAAAGGAGAAGGCTGGGACCATCCTTTGTGACCAGTGCATGTCATCCAACCAGAAGAAGGCCCTGAAGGCTGAGCACACCAATCGTCTGAAAGCAGCCTTTGTTAAGGCACTCCAACAGGAGCAGGAGATTGAGCAGCGTATTCTCCAGCAGGCAGCCTCCTCTTCTTCCACGGCCTCCTCTGGATCTAAAACCATCTCGTCGTCACCCTCACTGTCTAAGAGTGAGGTTCTGGTGTCCCAGCAGTACAAGCAGGTCCGCGCTGCCATGCATCACAGACCTGTGTCTGCTCACCACTCCATCAAGCAG AGTCAGCTGTCACACAGCATCCAGTCTGCAGTGAGCTCTCGTGGGGTGGCCCATTCTTTTACCTCCACCCAGCTGCAGAATGCAGTGACAGCAGCTGCAATGGCCAGTAGGGCAGATAAGCATGCTGCAGCCCGCTCCCTGCAGCATGGGGCAAAGGTCAGCGCTGGCAGCAGTAACCAAGGCAACATGGTGGGCTGGAGGAAGCAGAGCAGTGGAAACACAG GTGTGACTATGGCCTATGTGAATCCCAGCTTGGCTGCTCATAAGACCACCTCTGCTGTTGAGCGTCAGCGGGAATATCTGCTGGACATGATTCCCTCCCGTTCTATCTCCCAAGCTGCAAACACATGGAAATAA
- the gatad2ab gene encoding GATA zinc finger domain containing 2Ab isoform X1: MSEEAVRQTRSQKRALERDHAALAGPLGDMDNKRVKLERGDAAGAPLALVGSGADGVKLKSEQAAKVAASILKAGEVKATIKLEVQTGDEPVDMSTSKSDIKKERQPPSPDDVIVLSDNEPSSPVMNGHCFTKTDTDKLMKCSPEERDRIIKQLKEELRLQEAKLVLLKKLRQSQIQKESTVQKQQATGSVATPPPLVRGSITSSKGPIQVTGRSSGTVIPPPLVRGGQHIPSKHNSQMPPLVRAAQPIAVTPQQIASLRQQQQHHSGSGPPPLLLAPRTSVPNVQVQGQRIIQQGLIRVANVANNNVMVSIPQASPTSLKNSSVSPNSSVNDSPASRQAAAKLALRKQLEKTLLEIPPPKPPAPEFNFLPSAANNEFIYLLGLEEVVQKLLEMHGRGNLGPATAMASANPKEPYTCAQCKTDFTSRWRKEKAGTILCDQCMSSNQKKALKAEHTNRLKAAFVKALQQEQEIEQRILQQAASSSSTASSGSKTISSSPSLSKSEVLVSQQYKQVRAAMHHRPVSAHHSIKQSQLSHSIQSAVSSRGVAHSFTSTQLQNAVTAAAMASRADKHAAARSLQHGAKVSAGSSNQGNMVGWRKQSSGNTGVTMAYVNPSLAAHKTTSAVERQREYLLDMIPSRSISQAANTWK, from the exons ATGTCAGAGGAGGCAGTGCGTCAAACGCGCAGCCAGAAGCGGGCTCTGGAGAGGGACCATGCAGCTCTCGCTGGGCCCCTTGGGGACATGGACAATAAACGGGTGAAGCTGGAGAGAGGTGATGCAGCTGGGGCTCCGTTGGCACTGGTGGGATCTGGAGCTGATGGTGTCAAGCTGAAGAGCGAGCAGGCGGCTAAAGTAGCGGCCAGCATCCTAAAGGCTGGGGAAGTGAAGGCTACCATCAAGTTGGAGGTGCAAACTGGAGATGAACCTGTTGACATGAGTACATCTAAAAG tgacattaagaaAGAGCGGCAGCCACCTTCGCCAGATGATGTAATTGTGTTATCAGACAATGAGCCATCCAGTCCTGTCATGAATGGCCACTGCTTCACAAAGACTGACACGGATAAACTGATG AAATGTTCACCTGAGGAAAGAGATCGgataataaaacagctgaaggaggagctgagacTCCAAGAAGCCAAACTGGTGCTCCTCAAAAAACTACGACAAAGCCAGATCCAAAAGGAAAGCACTGTACAGAAG CAGCAGGCAACAGGCTCTGTGGCTACTCCTCCACCTCTAGTGAGAGGTAGTATAACATCCAGTAAAGGACCCATTCAG GTGACTGGTCGTAGCTCAGGCACGGTGATCCCTCCTCCCTTGGTGCGAGGTGGGCAGCACATCCCGTCCAAACACAATTCTCAGATGCCACCTCTGGTCAGAGCAGCCCAG CCTATTGCAGTAACTCCCCAGCAGATAGCCAGTCTGCGtcagcaacagcagcatcacagcGGTTCAGGCCCTCCTCCACTCTTGTTGGCTCCCAGGACttctgtccccaatgtccaggTCCAGGGCCAGAGGATTATTCAACAGGGACTCATTCGGGTGGCTAATGTAGCCAACAACAATGTGATGGTCAGCATCCCACAG gCTTCTCCAACTAGCTTAAAGAACTCCTCAGTGTCACCCAACTCGAGTGTCAACGATTCTCCAGCCAGCAGGCAGGCAGCTGCTAAACTAGCACTGCGTAAACAGTTGGAGAAGACACTGTTGGAGATACCGCCACCTAAACCTCCTGCTCCTGAGTTCAACTTCCTGCCTTCTGCCGCTAATAATGAGTTCATCTACTTGTTGGGTTTGGAGGAGGTGGTGCAAAAACTTCTGGAGATGCATGGCAGGG GTAATCTGGGCCCAGCTACTGCAATGGCCAGCGCCAATCCTAAAGAGCCATATACCTGTGCCCAGTGCAAGACGGACTTTACGTCCCGTTGGAGAAAGGAGAAGGCTGGGACCATCCTTTGTGACCAGTGCATGTCATCCAACCAGAAGAAGGCCCTGAAGGCTGAGCACACCAATCGTCTGAAAGCAGCCTTTGTTAAGGCACTCCAACAGGAGCAGGAGATTGAGCAGCGTATTCTCCAGCAGGCAGCCTCCTCTTCTTCCACGGCCTCCTCTGGATCTAAAACCATCTCGTCGTCACCCTCACTGTCTAAGAGTGAGGTTCTGGTGTCCCAGCAGTACAAGCAGGTCCGCGCTGCCATGCATCACAGACCTGTGTCTGCTCACCACTCCATCAAGCAG AGTCAGCTGTCACACAGCATCCAGTCTGCAGTGAGCTCTCGTGGGGTGGCCCATTCTTTTACCTCCACCCAGCTGCAGAATGCAGTGACAGCAGCTGCAATGGCCAGTAGGGCAGATAAGCATGCTGCAGCCCGCTCCCTGCAGCATGGGGCAAAGGTCAGCGCTGGCAGCAGTAACCAAGGCAACATGGTGGGCTGGAGGAAGCAGAGCAGTGGAAACACAG GTGTGACTATGGCCTATGTGAATCCCAGCTTGGCTGCTCATAAGACCACCTCTGCTGTTGAGCGTCAGCGGGAATATCTGCTGGACATGATTCCCTCCCGTTCTATCTCCCAAGCTGCAAACACATGGAAATAA